A single window of Gossypium arboreum isolate Shixiya-1 chromosome 13, ASM2569848v2, whole genome shotgun sequence DNA harbors:
- the LOC108463827 gene encoding glucose-6-phosphate/phosphate translocator 1, chloroplastic, translating to MSFSLKQSALAACSDVSNSVLQRRSLPCRSSILPPLVFQNNSKRTNLSLSKPLHVSAVEIIGKDKEPVIKCRAYEADKSQPIQAAAQEVKSEAAKRVKIGIYFATWWALNVVFNIYNKKVLNAYPYPWLTSTLSLACGSLMMLISWATRIAEAPKTDFEFWKTLFPVAVAHTIGHVAATVSMSKVAVSFTHIIKSGEPAFSVLVSSLLLGESFPPAVYLSLVPIIGGCALAAVTELNFNMTGFMGAMISNLAFVFRNIFSKKGMKGNSVSGMNYYACLSMLSLVILTPFAIAVEGPQMWAAGWEKALSQIGPQFIWWVAAQSIFYHLYNQVSYMSLDQISPLTFSIGNTMKRISVIVSSIIIFHTPVQPVNAVGAAIAILGTFLYSQAKA from the exons ATGAGTTTTAGTCTAAAGCAATCCGCTTTAGCTGCATGCAGTGATGTTTCAAATTCAGTTCTCCAGCGAAGATCACTTCCTTGCAGATCTTCAATTTTACCTCCTTTGGTTTTCCAAAACAATTCGAAAAGAACAAATCTTTCACTGTCAAAGCCTTTGCATGTTTCCGCTGTTGAGATTATTGGGAAGGATAAAGAACCCGTGATCAAGTGCAGGGCTTATGAAGCTGATAAGTCCCAGCCTATTCAGGCTGCAGCTCAGGAAGTGAAATCAGAAGCTGCAAAAAGGGTGAAAATTGGGATTTATTTTGCAACTTGGTGGGCTTTAAATGTTGTTTTCAATATTTATAACAAGAAGGTTTTGAATGCTTACCCTTACCCTTGGTTGACTTCAACTTTGTCCCTTGCCTGTGGATCTTTGATGATGTTGATTTCATGGGCTACAAGGATTGCTGAGGCGCCTAAAacagattttgagttttggaagaCTTTGTTTCCG GTTGCTGTGGCACATACCATTGGGCATGTAGCAGCAACTGTGAGTATGTCTAAGGTTGCAGTTTCATTCACTCACATAATCAAGAGTGGTGAGCCAGCATTCAGTGTCCTGGTTTCTAGTCTCTTGCTTGGAGAGAGCTTCCCTCCTGCGGTTTACCTCTCCCTTGTTCCCATCATTGGTGGTTGCGCTCTTGCTGCCGTAACTGAACTCAACTTTAATATGACCG GTTTTATGGGAGCTATGATATCAAACTTGGCATTTGTCTTCCGTAATATATTCTCCAAGAAGGGCATGAAAGGAAACTCCGTTAGTGGGATGAACTACTATGCTTGTCTATCTATGTTGTCTCTTGTAATACTCACACCTTTCGCGATTGCTGTAGAAGGACCGCAGATGTGGGCAGCAGGATGGGAAAAGGCCTTATCCCAAATTGGACCACAGTTCATCTG GTGGGTGGCGGCCCAAAGTATTTTCTATCATCTCTACAATCAAGTCTCGTACATGTCCCTCGATCAGATCTCTCCCTTGACATTTAGCATCGGCAACACCATGAAACGTATATCTGTTATAGTCTCATCCATCATCATCTTCCACACGCCTGTCCAACCTGTCAATGCTGTCGGAGCTGCTATTGCTATCCTTGGAACCTTCTTGTATTCTCAG GCAAAGGCATGA
- the LOC108463826 gene encoding tryptophan synthase beta chain 1, giving the protein MPSNMAATATSTATFRLGNPLSSSSFSSSSVYSSKILPVNFSQFALQTSPVKSFSVSCTVTREPVPAAPVSMDSDPNGWKRPDSFGRFGKFGGKYVPETLMSALSELDTAFHSLSKDEKFQEELAGILKDYVGRESPLYFAERLSEHYKRPNGEGPDIYLKREDLNHTGAHKINNAVAQALLAKRLGKKRIIAETGAGQHGVATATVCARFGLQCIIYMGAQDMERQALNVFRMRLLGAEVRAVHSGTATLKDATSEAIRDWVTNVETTHYILGSVAGPHPYPVMVREFHAVIGKETRKQALEKWGGKPDVLVACVGGGSNAMGLFHEFVNDKDVRLIGVEAAGFGLDSGKHAATLTKGEVGVLHGAMSYLLQDEDGQIVEPHSISAGLDYPGVGPEHSFLKDVGRAEYHSVTDEEALEAFKRLSRLEGIIPALETSHALAYLEQMCPTLPNDTKVVVNCSGRGDKDVQTVIKHLQV; this is encoded by the exons ATGCCCTCGAATATGGCCGCCACCGCCACAAGCACCGCCACATTCCGTCTTGGCAATCCCCTTTCCTCTTCCTCTTTCTCTTCCTCATCCGTTTACTCCTCCAAGATATTGCCTGTCAATTTCAGCCAATTTGCGCTTCAGACGTCGCCTGTGAAAAGCTTTTCTGTTTCTTGTACGGTAACTAGAGAACCAGTCCCAGCTGCTCCGGTTTCCATGGATTCGGACCCGAACGGATGGAAACGACCCGACTCGTTTGGTCGGTTTGGCAAATTTGGCGGAAAATACGTTCCCGAGACCCTAATGTCTGCCCTCTCTGAGCTGGATACGGCTTTTCATTCCCTCTCCAAAGATGAAAAATTCCAG GAAGAATTAGCTGGGATTTTGAAAGACTATGTTGGTAGGGAAAGTCCACTTTATTTTGCAGAGCGGCTGTCTGAACATTACAAGCGTCCCAATGGTGAAGGGCCAGATATATACCTTAAGAGGGAGGATCTTAACCATACTGGTGCTCATAAGATCAATAATGCTGTTGCTCAGGCATTGCTTGCTAAACGTTTGGGCAAGAAACGGATTATTGCTGAAACTGGAGCTGGTCAGCATGGAGTGGCAACAGCTACCGTGTGTGCACGGTTTGGTTTGCAGTGCATTATTTACATGGGTGCTCAAGATATGGAAAGACAGGCGCTTAATGTTTTCAGAATGCGGCTCCTTGGTGCAGAG GTTAGAGCAGTTCACTCGGGTACTGCAACACTAAAAGATGCTACATCGGAAGCTATCCGGGATTGGGTGACTAACGTGGAGACAACGCATTACATTTTGGGATCTGTTGCTGGTCCACATCCATATCCTGTGATGGTGAGAGAGTTCCATGCAGTGATTGGTAAAGAAACAAGAAAACAAGCCCTGGAAAAATGGGGAGGGAAACCAGATGTATTGGTTGCATGTGTTGGCGGAGGTTCAAATGCTATGGGACTTTTCCATGAGTTTGTTAATGACAAGGATGTTAGGTTGATTGGTGTAGAGGCTGCTGGTTTTGGTTTGGACAGTGGCAAGCATGCTGCTACTTTGACCAAGGGAGAAGTGGGAGTTTTGCATGGAGCTATGTCCTACTTATTACAAGATGAAGATGGGCAAATAGTTGAACCCCATTCCATTAGTGCAGG CTTGGATTATCCTGGGGTTGGACCAGAACACAGTTTTCTGAAAGATGTAGGGCGAGCTGAGTACCACAGTGTCACAGATGAAGAAGCATTGGAAG CTTTCAAGAGATTGTCTCGACTGGAGGGTATAATCCCAGCTTTGGAGACATCTCATGCACTGGCTTATTTGGAGCAGATGTGTCCAACTCTACCGAATGATACCAAAGTTGTGGTTAACTGCAGCGGCAGAGGCGATAAAGATGTTCAGACAGTGATTAAGCATTTGCAGGTATGA